A stretch of Mycobacterium sp. ITM-2016-00316 DNA encodes these proteins:
- a CDS encoding adenylate/guanylate cyclase domain-containing protein, which yields MDVESFEERSARTGEIEHSEAPYRQPGPLGWLSATNHNANVIAMIRRARRALPGDPEFGDPLSAAGEGGPRAAARAADRLLEREAVSREVSLGALQVWQALTERVSGRPANREMTLVFTDLVGFSAWSLDAGDDATLRLLRRVAQVMEPPLLAEGGHIVKRMGDGAMAVFRDPETAVRAVLVALEAVSNVEVDGYTPRMRAGIHTGHPQRIGSDWLGVDVNIAARVMERATRGGLVISHPTLERITENGDLAALGVTVKKVRRQLFAAKPSGVPEDLQMYWVKPIPQAGGAERFDEDAEGA from the coding sequence GTGGATGTCGAATCGTTCGAGGAACGATCCGCACGCACCGGCGAGATCGAGCACTCCGAGGCGCCGTACCGTCAACCGGGACCGCTGGGATGGCTCTCCGCCACAAATCACAACGCCAACGTCATCGCCATGATCCGGCGTGCGCGGCGGGCCCTGCCCGGGGACCCGGAATTCGGGGACCCGCTGTCGGCCGCCGGTGAGGGCGGCCCGCGCGCCGCGGCCCGGGCCGCGGATCGACTCCTCGAGCGCGAGGCCGTCTCCCGCGAGGTCAGCCTCGGCGCGCTGCAGGTCTGGCAGGCATTGACCGAACGTGTCTCGGGCCGGCCCGCCAACCGGGAGATGACATTGGTGTTCACCGATCTGGTGGGTTTCTCCGCCTGGTCGTTGGACGCCGGTGACGACGCCACCCTGCGGCTGCTGCGGCGTGTCGCGCAGGTGATGGAACCTCCGCTGCTGGCCGAGGGCGGCCATATCGTCAAACGGATGGGCGACGGCGCCATGGCGGTGTTCCGGGATCCCGAGACCGCGGTCCGCGCGGTGCTGGTTGCCCTGGAGGCGGTCAGCAACGTCGAGGTGGACGGGTACACCCCGCGCATGCGGGCCGGCATCCACACCGGCCATCCCCAGCGGATCGGTTCGGACTGGCTCGGCGTCGACGTCAACATCGCCGCCCGGGTGATGGAACGCGCCACCAGGGGTGGCCTGGTCATCTCGCACCCGACGCTGGAACGCATCACCGAGAACGGCGACCTGGCGGCGCTCGGGGTGACGGTGAAGAAGGTGCGCAGGCAACTGTTCGCGGCCAAGCCCAGCGGGGTGCCCGAGGACCTGCAGATGTACTGGGTCAAGCCGATTCCGCAGGCCGGGGGCGCCGAGCGGTTCGACGAAGACGCCGAGGGTGCGTGA
- a CDS encoding FadR/GntR family transcriptional regulator, whose amino-acid sequence MRDRPRAGALHGSLLAALGTAIVSGQYPPGRVLTLDGVSAEHEMSRSVAREVIRVLESMGLVESRRRVGITVQPAEKWNVFDPEVIRWRLDVGDRAAQLASLSELRVGFEPAAAALAARRATPHQCRIMAAAVSDMVVHGRSGDLDAYLLADKMFHQALLEASGNEMFRALNGVVAELLTGRTHHGMMPERPNLAAIALHDEVARAIRMGEEKLAEQAMRAIIDEAAAAVADESAR is encoded by the coding sequence ATGCGCGATCGTCCGAGGGCCGGCGCTCTCCACGGCAGCCTGCTGGCTGCACTGGGAACGGCCATCGTGTCGGGGCAGTACCCGCCCGGTCGGGTACTCACACTCGACGGTGTGAGCGCCGAGCACGAGATGTCGCGCAGCGTTGCCCGTGAGGTGATTCGGGTGCTGGAGTCGATGGGGCTGGTCGAATCGCGGCGTCGGGTCGGGATCACCGTCCAACCCGCGGAGAAATGGAACGTCTTCGACCCGGAGGTGATCCGCTGGCGGCTCGATGTCGGCGACCGCGCCGCCCAGCTGGCCTCCCTGTCGGAGCTGCGCGTCGGATTCGAACCCGCGGCGGCCGCATTGGCTGCCCGCCGGGCCACCCCGCATCAGTGCCGGATCATGGCGGCTGCGGTATCCGACATGGTCGTGCACGGGCGATCGGGCGACCTGGACGCGTACCTGCTGGCGGACAAGATGTTTCACCAAGCGCTGTTGGAGGCCAGCGGCAACGAGATGTTCCGGGCGCTCAATGGCGTCGTCGCCGAACTGCTCACCGGCCGGACCCATCACGGGATGATGCCCGAGCGGCCCAACCTCGCGGCGATCGCTCTCCATGACGAGGTGGCCCGCGCCATCAGGATGGGCGAGGAGAAGCTGGCCGAACAGGCGATGCGCGCGATCATCGACGAAGCGGCGGCGGCGGTCGCCGATGAGTCGGCTCGCTGA
- a CDS encoding gluconokinase translates to MATPIVVMGVSGSGKSTVGAALAQRLRVPFADADDFHPPANIAKMSAGHPLDDDDRRPWLDSIGEWLASHGDGGVMSCSALKRSYRDQLRRHCAVIDFLHLEGSLETIGRRQASRPGHFMPAALLASQFETLEPLESDEHGVAIGVDQSIDSIIESYVTTTTARSTEEDR, encoded by the coding sequence ATGGCAACACCGATCGTGGTGATGGGGGTTTCGGGGTCGGGCAAGTCCACCGTCGGCGCGGCGCTGGCCCAGCGGCTGCGGGTGCCGTTTGCCGATGCCGATGACTTCCATCCCCCCGCGAACATCGCAAAGATGTCGGCCGGTCACCCGCTCGACGACGATGACCGCCGGCCCTGGCTGGACTCGATCGGTGAATGGTTGGCATCGCACGGCGATGGCGGCGTGATGAGCTGCTCGGCGTTGAAACGCAGCTATCGCGACCAGCTTCGCCGGCATTGCGCCGTGATCGACTTCCTGCACCTGGAGGGATCACTGGAGACCATCGGCAGGCGGCAGGCCAGCCGGCCCGGGCACTTCATGCCCGCCGCTCTGCTCGCGTCCCAGTTCGAGACGCTCGAACCGCTCGAATCCGATGAGCACGGTGTCGCCATCGGCGTCGACCAGAGCATCGACTCGATCATCGAAAGTTACGTCACCACAACCACAGCACGCTCGACCGAGGAGGACCGATGA
- a CDS encoding GntP family permease translates to MEAIDPAYGTTTLLLIAAGAVALLLFLIIKVKLHAFVALVLVSALTALAAGIPVADVPSALSFGFSNTLGSVALLVGFGVMIGRLLEITGGAQVLADTLIGRFGEKRAPLALGVAALLFGFPIFFDAGLVVFLPIIMTVARRFGGSMLLYAFPAAGAFAAMHALVPPHPGPVAAAELLGANIGLTLIVGAPVAVASWYVGAYLVSQAIGRRVHVDIPASLFGEINGGRDIAADTEDGAPSTAGTTGTATRTVPSFATVLGILLLPFVLISFNTVVNTLMTAGVIEEGATWAEYLKLLGTTSIALLITVIVATLVLGLRGRSMADVSDILDNALGPICAIILITGAGGMFGGVLRLSGIGDALSSSLSNLGISLILQAFLISTLLRVAQGSATVALTTTAGLLSAAVAAADLSSLQLTALVMAIAAGATVLSHVNDSGFWLVSRFFGMDVKTTLKTWTVMETTLGLSAFAISLGLWAIA, encoded by the coding sequence GTGGAGGCAATTGATCCGGCATACGGAACCACCACGCTGCTGCTGATCGCGGCCGGGGCGGTCGCGCTGTTGCTGTTCCTCATCATCAAGGTCAAGCTGCATGCCTTCGTCGCGCTGGTGCTGGTGAGTGCGCTGACGGCACTGGCGGCCGGGATCCCGGTGGCCGATGTCCCCAGCGCCCTGTCCTTCGGTTTCTCCAACACGCTCGGCTCGGTGGCCCTGCTGGTCGGTTTCGGCGTCATGATCGGCCGGCTCCTGGAAATCACCGGCGGTGCACAGGTACTCGCCGACACGCTGATCGGCCGGTTCGGCGAGAAACGGGCGCCGTTGGCGCTCGGCGTGGCCGCGCTGCTCTTCGGCTTCCCCATCTTCTTCGACGCCGGACTGGTCGTCTTCCTCCCGATCATCATGACGGTGGCACGTCGCTTCGGCGGCTCGATGCTGCTCTACGCGTTCCCGGCGGCCGGGGCGTTCGCGGCCATGCACGCGTTGGTTCCACCGCATCCGGGGCCGGTGGCGGCCGCGGAGTTGCTCGGCGCCAACATCGGACTCACCTTGATCGTCGGTGCGCCGGTCGCCGTCGCATCCTGGTACGTGGGCGCCTACCTGGTGTCCCAGGCGATCGGGCGGCGAGTACACGTCGACATCCCCGCCTCGCTGTTCGGCGAGATCAACGGCGGACGCGATATCGCCGCCGACACCGAAGACGGCGCCCCGTCGACCGCTGGGACCACAGGCACGGCCACCCGCACCGTGCCCAGCTTCGCCACCGTGCTGGGGATCTTGTTGCTGCCCTTCGTGTTGATCTCGTTCAACACCGTGGTCAACACCTTGATGACCGCCGGTGTCATCGAGGAGGGCGCCACCTGGGCCGAATACCTCAAGCTGCTCGGCACCACCTCGATCGCGCTGCTGATCACCGTGATCGTGGCGACCCTGGTGCTGGGGCTGCGGGGCCGCTCGATGGCCGATGTCAGCGACATCTTGGACAACGCGCTCGGTCCGATCTGCGCGATCATCCTCATCACGGGCGCGGGCGGCATGTTCGGTGGTGTGCTCCGGTTGAGCGGTATCGGCGACGCCCTGAGCAGTTCTCTGTCGAATCTCGGCATCTCGCTCATCCTGCAGGCGTTCCTCATCTCCACCCTGCTACGCGTCGCGCAGGGCTCGGCGACCGTCGCGTTGACGACGACGGCCGGCCTGCTCAGCGCCGCCGTCGCCGCGGCCGACCTCAGCAGTCTCCAGCTCACCGCACTGGTGATGGCGATCGCCGCCGGGGCAACGGTGCTGTCCCACGTCAACGACTCGGGGTTCTGGTTGGTCAGCCGGTTCTTCGGCATGGATGTCAAGACGACGCTCAAGACCTGGACGGTCATGGAGACGACCCTCGGCCTCAGCGCCTTCGCGATCAGCCTGGGGTTGTGGGCGATCGCGTGA
- a CDS encoding oxygenase MpaB family protein has translation MTAAPQDSTPSIEHAAIPLGPDSLTWKYFGDLRTGLLGVWIGSIQNMYPELGAGVEDHSILLREPLQRVARSVYPIMGVVYDGDRAAETGAQIKGFHHDIKGVDGQGRRYHALNPATFYWAHATFFMLIIKTADYFCGGLTEAEKHQLFDEHVQWYRMYGMSMRPVPESWEDFLVYWDHKCREELEINRATLDIFTIRIPKPWFVLMPTGVWDQLFRPMVGAQRWVAAGVFDAPVREKAGMHWTPGDEILLRLFGKAVELAFTVVPDEIRLHPRAISAYRRAAGSIPEDAPLVEAPGFMAPPADRKGMAMHYQPKQQPSRPKSLLDRAGSLVHTTFSLAGLSRPAAKRKVA, from the coding sequence ATGACTGCTGCACCGCAAGATTCCACGCCGTCGATCGAGCACGCGGCAATCCCTCTCGGTCCCGATTCACTGACCTGGAAGTACTTCGGCGACCTCCGCACCGGACTGTTGGGCGTCTGGATCGGCTCGATCCAGAACATGTATCCCGAGCTCGGTGCGGGCGTCGAGGACCACTCGATCCTGCTGCGCGAGCCGCTGCAGCGGGTGGCGAGGTCCGTGTACCCGATCATGGGGGTGGTCTACGACGGCGACCGTGCCGCCGAGACCGGCGCCCAGATCAAGGGGTTCCATCACGACATCAAGGGGGTCGACGGGCAGGGCCGCCGCTACCACGCGCTCAATCCCGCAACCTTCTACTGGGCGCACGCCACCTTTTTCATGCTGATCATCAAGACCGCCGACTATTTCTGTGGCGGCCTGACCGAGGCCGAGAAGCATCAGCTGTTCGATGAGCACGTGCAGTGGTACCGGATGTACGGCATGAGCATGCGCCCGGTCCCGGAGAGCTGGGAGGACTTCCTGGTCTATTGGGACCACAAGTGCCGCGAGGAGTTGGAGATCAACCGCGCCACCCTGGACATCTTCACCATCCGCATCCCTAAGCCGTGGTTCGTGCTGATGCCGACGGGTGTGTGGGACCAGCTGTTCAGGCCGATGGTCGGCGCGCAGCGCTGGGTCGCGGCCGGAGTGTTCGACGCTCCGGTGCGGGAGAAGGCCGGGATGCACTGGACACCCGGCGACGAGATTCTGCTACGGCTGTTCGGGAAGGCCGTCGAGCTGGCGTTCACCGTGGTACCCGACGAGATCCGACTGCACCCGCGGGCGATCTCGGCCTATCGCCGTGCCGCCGGGAGCATTCCCGAGGACGCGCCGTTGGTGGAGGCGCCCGGGTTCATGGCCCCGCCCGCGGACCGTAAGGGCATGGCGATGCACTACCAGCCGAAGCAGCAACCGTCCAGGCCGAAGTCGCTGCTGGACCGCGCGGGCTCGCTGGTCCACACCACCTTCTCGCTGGCGGGTCTGTCCCGGCCGGCAGCCAAACGAAAGGTCGCTTGA
- a CDS encoding acyl-CoA dehydrogenase family protein, protein MLEWSDVDIAVRDAVREFVDKEIRPHIDALESGDMEPYPIVRKLFSAFGIDVMAREALERRLSRLRDGGDAGAGKSSGGMFGGGPDQAGMGFVLISELCRVSMGLVTGMGVSLGLTVPTIQSRGTLAQQERWLPGLVTYEKIGAWAITEPDSGSDAFGGMKSYVTRDGDEYVLNGQKTFITNGPDADVVVVYAKLDERAGGQERSDRGNEPVDRRDRKVLTFVLDRGMDGFVQSKPFHKMGIHSSRTGELFFNNVRLGRDRLLGETENNASGDGRDSARSSFSAERIGVAAMSLGVIEECLRLSVDYAKNRVLWGKEIGQFQLIQLKLATMEVARMNVRNMLFRVIESAQTGSPISLAEASAIKWYCSQAATDVAMEAVQLFGGNGYMTEYRVEQLARDAKSLMIYAGSNEVQITHVARGLLS, encoded by the coding sequence ATGCTGGAATGGTCTGACGTCGACATCGCCGTGCGCGACGCGGTGCGCGAGTTCGTCGACAAGGAGATCCGGCCGCATATCGACGCGCTGGAAAGCGGCGATATGGAGCCCTACCCCATCGTCCGCAAGCTGTTCAGCGCGTTCGGTATCGATGTGATGGCCCGAGAGGCGTTGGAGCGCAGGCTGTCCCGGCTGCGCGATGGCGGTGATGCCGGTGCGGGTAAATCGTCGGGCGGCATGTTCGGGGGCGGACCCGACCAGGCCGGGATGGGTTTCGTGCTGATCAGCGAGCTGTGCCGGGTGTCCATGGGCCTGGTCACCGGGATGGGTGTCAGTCTGGGCCTGACGGTGCCGACCATCCAGAGCCGCGGCACCCTCGCCCAGCAGGAACGCTGGCTGCCCGGCCTGGTGACCTACGAGAAGATCGGCGCCTGGGCCATCACCGAACCGGATTCCGGTTCGGATGCGTTCGGCGGCATGAAGTCCTATGTGACCCGTGACGGCGACGAGTATGTGCTCAACGGGCAGAAGACCTTCATCACCAACGGACCCGACGCCGACGTCGTGGTCGTCTACGCCAAGCTCGACGAACGCGCCGGCGGGCAAGAGCGAAGCGACCGGGGGAATGAACCTGTCGACAGACGCGACCGCAAGGTGCTGACCTTCGTCCTGGACCGCGGCATGGACGGCTTCGTCCAGTCGAAACCGTTCCACAAGATGGGCATTCACAGCTCACGCACCGGCGAGCTGTTCTTCAACAACGTCCGGCTGGGCCGTGACCGCCTGCTCGGCGAGACCGAGAACAACGCCTCCGGCGACGGCCGGGACAGCGCCCGGTCCAGCTTCTCCGCCGAACGGATCGGCGTGGCCGCGATGTCTCTCGGCGTCATCGAGGAATGCCTGCGGCTGTCGGTGGACTACGCCAAGAACCGGGTGTTGTGGGGCAAGGAAATCGGCCAGTTCCAGTTGATCCAGCTCAAGCTGGCCACCATGGAGGTGGCCCGGATGAACGTGCGCAACATGCTGTTCCGGGTCATCGAATCCGCGCAGACCGGCTCACCGATCTCGCTGGCCGAGGCCTCGGCGATCAAATGGTACTGCTCGCAGGCGGCCACCGATGTGGCGATGGAGGCCGTGCAACTCTTCGGCGGCAACGGCTACATGACCGAGTACCGGGTCGAGCAGCTCGCCCGTGACGCCAAATCGCTGATGATCTACGCCGGAAGCAACGAGGTGCAGATCACGCACGTGGCGCGGGGGCTACTGAGCTGA
- a CDS encoding RNA methyltransferase translates to MTPLTEKSNRVAAAIKLQRPGGRRHAARFLAEGPNLVEAALRRGLVEEVFATEDAHARFADLLAGAPVHEVTERAAKALSDTVTPVGLIAVCEIPEVALSEVLAAPRLVAVAVETSDPGNAGTLIRLADAMGADALILTGDSVDPYNAKCLRASAGSIFGLPVVQVPDTPELIAALRSAGLQVLATTLEGETPLPSVDLSLPTAWLLGSEAHGLAPAVAAAADAQVTIPMRGSAESLNVAAAAAICLYESAQALSAQ, encoded by the coding sequence CTGACACCCCTCACCGAGAAGTCCAATCGGGTAGCTGCAGCGATCAAGCTGCAGCGTCCCGGCGGACGTCGCCACGCCGCACGCTTCCTCGCCGAAGGTCCCAACCTGGTCGAGGCAGCGCTGCGGCGTGGTCTCGTCGAGGAGGTCTTCGCCACCGAGGACGCGCACGCCCGGTTCGCGGATCTGCTCGCCGGCGCCCCGGTGCACGAGGTGACCGAACGGGCGGCAAAGGCCTTGTCGGACACCGTGACTCCGGTCGGGTTGATCGCGGTGTGCGAGATCCCCGAGGTCGCCCTGTCCGAGGTGCTGGCGGCGCCGCGGCTGGTGGCCGTCGCGGTCGAGACCTCCGATCCCGGCAACGCGGGCACGCTGATCCGGCTCGCCGACGCCATGGGCGCCGATGCGCTGATCCTCACCGGTGACAGCGTCGACCCCTACAACGCGAAATGCCTGCGGGCCTCGGCGGGCAGCATCTTCGGGCTGCCTGTGGTCCAGGTCCCGGATACGCCCGAACTCATTGCCGCACTGCGGAGTGCGGGTCTGCAGGTGCTGGCCACCACCCTGGAGGGCGAGACTCCGCTGCCTTCGGTCGATCTGAGCCTGCCCACGGCCTGGCTGCTGGGTTCGGAGGCGCACGGCCTGGCACCCGCGGTCGCCGCGGCCGCCGACGCGCAGGTGACCATCCCCATGCGCGGCAGTGCCGAGAGCCTCAATGTGGCTGCGGCGGCCGCCATCTGCCTCTATGAGAGCGCGCAGGCGCTGTCAGCTCAGTAG
- the rplT gene encoding 50S ribosomal protein L20: protein MARVKRAVNAQKKRRTVLKASKGYRGQRSRLYRKAKEQQLHSLTYAYRDRKARKGDFRKLWISRINAAARANGVTYNRLIQGLKLAGVEVDRKNLSEIAISDPAAFTALVEVAKAALPEDVNAPSGEAA from the coding sequence ATGGCACGCGTGAAGCGCGCAGTCAACGCTCAAAAGAAGCGGCGCACAGTACTCAAGGCTTCCAAGGGCTACCGCGGCCAGCGGTCACGCCTCTACCGCAAGGCCAAAGAGCAGCAGCTGCACTCCTTGACCTACGCCTACCGGGACCGCAAGGCCCGCAAGGGCGATTTCCGCAAGCTGTGGATCTCCCGGATCAATGCTGCGGCCCGCGCCAACGGCGTCACCTACAACCGCCTGATCCAGGGCCTCAAGCTGGCCGGCGTCGAGGTGGACCGTAAGAACCTGTCGGAGATCGCGATCAGCGATCCGGCCGCGTTCACCGCTCTGGTCGAGGTTGCCAAGGCGGCCCTGCCCGAGGATGTCAACGCGCCGTCGGGCGAAGCCGCCTGA
- the infC gene encoding translation initiation factor IF-3 gives MSTETRINERIRVPEVRLIGPNGEQVGIVRIEDALRVAVDADLDLVEVAPDAKPPVCKIMDYGKFKYETALKERESRKNQQQTVVKEQKLRPKIDDHDYQTKKGHVVRFLEAGSKVKVTIMFRGREQSRPELGYRLLQRLGADVADYGFVETSAKQDGRNMTMVLAPHRGAKTRAKAAHDADAPTPRSGGEAAAPAAPAAPAEPSQPTEPTQN, from the coding sequence ATCAGCACTGAGACCCGCATCAACGAGCGCATCCGCGTACCAGAAGTCCGCCTGATCGGACCGAATGGTGAGCAGGTAGGCATTGTCCGCATCGAAGATGCTCTCCGCGTCGCCGTCGACGCCGATCTCGACCTTGTCGAAGTAGCCCCAGACGCCAAACCACCGGTGTGCAAGATCATGGACTACGGCAAGTTCAAGTACGAGACGGCACTCAAGGAGCGCGAGTCTCGCAAGAACCAGCAGCAGACCGTCGTCAAGGAACAGAAGCTTCGGCCGAAGATCGACGACCACGACTACCAGACGAAGAAGGGCCATGTGGTCCGCTTCCTGGAAGCCGGGTCGAAGGTCAAGGTCACCATCATGTTCCGCGGTCGCGAGCAGTCCCGGCCCGAACTGGGCTACCGACTGCTGCAGCGTCTCGGCGCCGACGTGGCTGACTACGGCTTCGTCGAGACCTCCGCCAAGCAGGACGGCCGCAACATGACGATGGTGCTGGCACCGCACCGTGGCGCGAAGACCCGCGCCAAGGCGGCGCACGATGCCGATGCCCCGACGCCGCGTTCCGGCGGCGAGGCGGCGGCACCGGCGGCACCTGCTGCACCGGCCGAACCGAGTCAGCCCACCGAGCCCACGCAGAACTGA
- a CDS encoding DUF1844 domain-containing protein, with protein MTDDPKTPSGADPQVRELAEIPAVEVITRSAVMLMSAAAEKIGLGAEDPDDSPHRDLDEARRLITALAGLVTASAEYLGLHAGPLRDGLKSLQLAFREASAAPEEPGQGPGEKFTGPVW; from the coding sequence ATGACCGATGATCCGAAAACTCCTTCCGGCGCAGACCCGCAGGTTAGGGAGCTCGCCGAGATTCCTGCCGTCGAGGTGATCACCCGCTCGGCCGTGATGCTGATGAGTGCGGCGGCGGAGAAGATCGGCCTGGGGGCCGAGGACCCCGACGACAGTCCGCACCGCGATCTCGACGAGGCCCGCCGTCTCATCACCGCGCTCGCCGGGCTGGTCACCGCGTCCGCCGAATACCTGGGCCTGCACGCCGGGCCGCTGCGCGACGGACTGAAGAGCCTGCAGCTGGCGTTCCGGGAGGCCAGCGCGGCACCCGAGGAACCCGGCCAGGGCCCCGGTGAGAAGTTCACCGGTCCGGTCTGGTGA